A stretch of Megalobrama amblycephala isolate DHTTF-2021 linkage group LG14, ASM1881202v1, whole genome shotgun sequence DNA encodes these proteins:
- the LOC125244900 gene encoding tripartite motif-containing protein 16-like translates to MAEARISQDEFMCSVCLDLLKYPVTLPCGHSYCKICITGYWDQEDQKRVYSCPQCRQTFSPRPALAKNTILTEMVEKLKKIKLSADCYAGAGDVQCDVCTGRKHKAVKSCLVCLNSYCQNHLEQHETFFKGKRHNLTEATGRLQEMICPKHDKILEVFCRTDQKCICVLCTMYEHKNHNTVSAAAQRTEKQHQLKETQRSFQQRIQQREKDLQQLREAVESHKRSAQTAVEDSERIFTELIRSIERSRSEATQRIRDQEKTAVSRAEGRLERLEQEINDLRRRDTELEQLSHTQDHIHFLQSFQSLSAPPESTDVNDDPFSSLFSFDVVRESVRQLRDKLEDFCKEELKKISDRVTFTNIVPRTRNDFLQYSHQLNLDLNTVNKRLRLSERNRVITVTGALQPYPDHPDRFDDVYPQVLCRERVCGRCYWEIEWSGDYVYISVSYKSISRKGSGNECWFGRNDQSWSLFYSSSSYSFIHNKIESELPVKSIISRRIGVYVDHSAGTLSFYSVSGDTMSLIHTVQTTFTQPLYPGFIVGPGSSVKLC, encoded by the exons atggcagaagccagaATTTCTCAGGATGAGTTCATGTGTtcagtgtgtctggatctcctgaagTATCCAGTGACCcttccctgtggacacagttactgtaagatCTGTATTACAGGCTACTGGGATCAGGAGGATCAGAAGAGAGTCTACAGCTgccctcagtgcagacagaccttcagtccaagacctgctttagctaaaaacaccattctgactgaaatggtggagaaactgaagaagattAAACTTTCTGCTGACTGTTAtgctggagctggagatgtgcagtgtgacgtctgtactggaagaaaacacaaagccgtcaagtcctgtctggtgtgtctgAACTCTTACTGTCAGAATCACCTTGAACAACATGAGACCTTCTTTAAAGGAAAGAGACACAATCTGACTGaagccactggacgactgcaggagatgatctgcccGAAACATGACAAGATCCTTGAGGTTTTCTGCCGCACTGATCAGAAGTGTATATGTGTGCTGTGTACGATgtatgaacataaaaaccacaacactgtatcagctgcagcacagaggacagagaaacag CACCAGCTGAAGGAGACGCAGAGGTCgttccagcagaggatccagcagagagagaaagatcttcagcagctgagagaggctgtggagtctcataag cgctctgcacagacagcagtggaggacagtgagaggatcttcactgagctcatccgctccattgagagaagccgctctgaggccacacagcggatcagagatcaggaaaagactgcagtgagtcgagctgaaggacgactggagcgactggagcaggagatcaatgatctgaggaggagagacactgagctggagcagctttcacacacacaggatcacatccatttcctgcag agtttccagtctctctcagctcctcctgaatctacagaCGTAAATGACGATCCCTTCAGTTCTCTCTTCTCTTTTGATGTTGTGAGAGAATCTGTCCGtcagctgagagacaaactggaggatttctgcaaagaggagctgaagaagatctctgacagag tcactttcaccaacattgttcccagaaccaggaacgacttcctacaat attcccatcagctcaatctggatctgaacacagtgaataaacgcctccgtctgtctgagaggaacagagTGATTACTGTCACTGGGGCACTCCAGCcttatcctgatcatccagacagatttgatgatGTGTAtcctcaggtgttgtgtagagagagagtgtgtggacgctgttactgggagattgagtggagtggagattatgtgtatatatcagtgtcatataagagcatcagcagaaAAGGATCGGGTAATGAGTGTTGGTTTGGAcgtaatgatcagtcctggagtttgttcTACTCTTCCTCCAGTTACTCATTCATACACAATAAGATAGAGTCTGAACTCCCAGTAAAGTCCATCATCAGCAgaagaataggagtgtatgtggatcacagtgcaggaactctgtccttctacagcgtctctggagacacaatgagcctcatccacacagtccagaccacattcactcaaccgctctatcctgggtttattGTTGGTCctggatcatcagtgaaactgtgttga